TGCCCTGGTCGTGACAGTTATGGTGTTGCGGGCCGGGTGAGAGAAAATGAGCGTTGTGTCTCGGGGGAGTCATGTGGGACGAGACCTCACAGAGCAGGGGAGTCATGTGGGACGAGACCTCACAGAGCAGGGGAGTCATGTGGGACGAGACCTCACAGAGCAGGGGAGTCATGTGGGACGAGACCTCACAGAGCAGGGGAGTCATGTGGGACGAGACCTCACAGAGCAGGGGAGTCATGTGGGACGAGACCTCACAGAGCAGGGGAGTCATGTGGGACGAGACCTCACAGAGCAGGGGAGTCATGTGGGACGAGACCTCACAGAGCAGGGGAGTCATGTGGGACGAGACcgagagcaggggaggaaagTGGGAGGGAGTGTTGAAGAGAAGTAACAAAATTCTGTAAATCTCTGGTGATTTAATTGTTGTTCATTTCCGAAGGCTCAATGAACCAAGTTAttgtctctcccctcacacacaccccacaccctccacacacacacaccaacacctccctcccacacacacacacacacacaaacacaggcaaggATGCGAACATGGAGGAGCGCAAGGTGGCCATGAAGACTGCGGAAGAGTTCATCAAGAAGATGGGCTACCCCAAGCAGACCCAGATCCAGATCCTGCCGGAGATGGGCGAGACTCCGCTCTTCAAGCAGTTCTTCAAGAACTGGCGGGACAAGGACCAGACGGAGGGCCTGGGCGTGGCCTACATCTCCAACAGCATCGCCAAGATTGAGAAGGTGGCCTTCGACGCCTCTACCCTCCACGAGTCTGCCCCCATGGCTGCCCAGCACGGCATGGTGGACGGGGGCACCGGAGAGAAGCAGGTGAGGTGGCGCAGGTGGAGGTCATCTTCACACATCCACCCAGACCCCGTACTCTGGGACCAGACCCCGTACTCTGGGACCAGACCCCGTACTCTGGGACCAGACCCCGTACTCTGGGACCAGACCCCGTACTCTGGGACCAGACCCAGAGTACTCCGTGGCGGACGCTTTCATCCCAAGCGACGAACAGATGTCGTCCTGCGTGATGGCCGTGTGTGGATGTTgactgtggacgtgtgtgtgtgtgtgtgtgtgtgtgtgtgtgtgtgtgcgtgcgtgtgtgtgtagatctggCGTATCGAGGGAGCGGATAAGGTGTCCGTGGAGCCGTCCACGTACGGGCAGTTCTACGGAGGAGACAGCTACATCATCCTCTACAACTACCAGCACGCCGGCCGGCAAGGCCACATCATCTACATGTGGTAGGAGATCCCAGACAGGCGGCTCGCACGCAGGGATGAGCCCCCACACTCAGGACGAGCAGCTGATATCAGCTGTCTGGTCAGGCTGCAGGCAGGGGAGATGATTGGATGTCAACTTTGGGGGAGGGGCATGACTGCATTGATGTTTTCTCTAGTGCAGTTTGGTGCTGTTTACACACACCAAAAGTTGTGCTGTAACACGTAGCTTACCTTAAACTTGAAAACGGTTTTAAAAAAGTGTCTTCAGCGCAGATATGGATCGTGTTGTTCCGATATGTATCGTGTATCGTTCTGTATCGTGTATCGTTCCAGGCAGGGAGCAGACTCGTCCCAGGATGAGATCGGGGCGTCCGCCATCTTGGGTGCCCAGTTGGACGATGAGCTTGGCGGAGGTCCAGTTCAGGTAACGATGGCACGGCGTGCATGGGGAAGCTACTCTGAACCGGCATCTTTTTTCACCATCCCAGTCTCCCATCTCATTCCCTGTCTGGCCtgctctccttcttcaccttcACCAGAGTAACCCCTCTCCctggtccctcctccctccctcaggcctcctcccttcctcctcccctcctccctctctccgccctgTCTCCATTGCTTTCCCTGTCTTCCTTCATTCCTGCacctctgtgtctccaggtggctGGGGCTCCTATGACTACCCAGGTACCCTCCTTCTCATCTCTGCATGACCTCAGGGGTTTggcatgggggggaggggggcactgatatcctgtgtgtgtgtgagagagggggagaagggggagttgTTACCTGCTGTTGTAAATCAATTCATCTTTTATTCAATTTAAATCCAGCGTAATTACAAGCCACTCGGTTCTGATTGTGGGTTAACTTGATCTGCGTCTCGAGCGAGGCTTTAAACAGGACATACCAGCCAGGATTGTTGTGAGGGAGTTCCCTtcatcccttcccccctcctccccccctcatttCCTTATCAGTCCGAGTTCCCAAACAAGCCCTGACCTGACCTCACAGAAAAGGCCTAACCCCCCACCGCCCAGCCTGAACGCTCTGCAACAGGGGTTCATCTCGTGCTAACCATCGTTTTGTTTGTCTCAAGGAGTAAGGCTGTCCCACGACATGCCTTGTGTTCTGTTTAAGGTCTGATTCATCTGGTTATTGTTCATGTGAtcgtttgtgttgtgttgcatcCTGCTTGTCTGTGTCCAGCCTGTATGTTAAACACCCTGTGGTGATGCATCACATCACTCTGTGATTTAATATAAAACAGTCTGCAACATTGTAAGTTCTCCAAAATCCCATTTCTCAACTAATCAACCTGTCAGACTTTCCTAACCGTGTGATTTATAGTCAAGCATGTGAAAAGCGTTGTGTATGATTGGATGGATCTTACAAATGCATGTAAATGAACAAACTTAAGCTGACAGGCTTAACATCGCAGCACAGAAGTGAACTAAGACTGTACCACTATCCGCTCCAATCTTCTGGACCTTAGTCTTGTCAGATCCAGTTTGGAGCCCAAACCTACTAAAGCAAGACTTTGTTCAGGCCTACGCAGGTCCCCAGATCTGAGGAACAGCGTTgaacataaacaaacacttcAGTGACCAAACGGTTAGGACGGCGTGCAGAGGACCAGGGAGGttgtagaggaggggagagaggggcttgTTTGTGCCTGCCTGGGATGGAGGTTGGCTGGGCACGTCCTGCTCACAAGGACCCCCTACAGTTGGGAGTTCCAGGAAGCCACATGCAAGGCATGATGGGATCCGGAAGGAATGTGGAACTCCTGGCCCGTTCTGTGTGTTCCGTGTCGTTTGTTTAGAGCTCAACGCTGCCCCCTTGTGCGCGACCTCTGCAGTTGCGCTGGGAAAACGCAGTGAATCGTTTGAGCCGTTCCCACTGTTGTATCGATTGATAACGGCTCGTCTATAAATCCAAAGACCTCACTGGATTTAGATACGGatctcatcatacatttcaatcAGTTCGATCATGACTTTAAAAGTAAAAAAGTGCCGTGTAAAGAAAAAAATTCAACATATTTCTCATTAAGGTATTTTCCCTCATTATGAAACCAAATGAAAGTGTTAAtgagttatttgtgtgtgtgtgtgtgtgtgtggcaggtaaGGGTGGTGCAGGGGAAGGAGCCGGCCCATCTGATGAGCCTGTTTGGGGGGATGCCCATGGTGGTGTACAAGGGAGGTACGTCTAGAGACGGGGGCCAGAGTGCCCCCTCCGAGACACGCCTCTTCCAGGTGCGTTCCAACTCCGCGGGGTGCACACGGGCGGTGGAGGTGAGTCACCTGGGCGCGGCCTGCACAGCATCCTACTGAGACCTGGGAATACAAATCAATTATTAGGATTATTCTATGATTTTCCAGTTACAAGCCTGAAACTTATCGCCGCAACAGCGGAGATAAATGAGTCGCTGGGTCTTAGTAGGATGTGGAAATGCTGCATGTCACTATGTTGGTGTGATTTATAGTCAGAATGTTATTCCTCATCTTGAAAAAGATTTCACATCGATCGTGTTACCTCTAGTCGGAATGTTATTCCTGTTCATGTCGATCGTTTGGGTTAAGAGTCAGAATACTGTTTCACGGTTTCACATCGATTGGTTTGGCCCCGCCTCCCCAGGTTGACGCGACGGCGTCCAACCTGAACTCCAATGACGCCTTCCTGCTAGTGACGCCGGCGGAGACCTTCCTGTGGGCGGGGCAGGGCGCCAACGAAACGGAGAAACAGGGAGCCCAGCAGCTGTGCGACATCCTGGGTGTGTCCGCGTCTGAGCTTCCGGAGGGCGGAGAGAGCGGTgaggacacagaggagggacTTATGTCTGTTCTGCCCTGACCAGCACCATGTCTGTTCTGGCAGTGTCTTACCATGACCATGTCTGTTCTGCCCTGACCATGACAATGTCTGTTCTGACCATGATCATGTCTGTTCTGACCAGCACCATGTCTGTTCTGGCAGTGTCTTACCATGACCATGTCTGTTCTGGCAGTGTCTTACCATGACCATGTCTGTTCTGCCCTGACCATGACAATGTCTGTTCTGACCATGATCATGTCTGTTCTGACCAGCACCATGTCTGTTCTGGCAGTGTCTTACCATGACCATGTCTGTTCTGGCAGTGTCTTACCATGACCATGTCTGTTCTGCCCTGACCATGACAATGTCTGTTCTGACCATGACAATGTCTGTTCTGACCATGACAATGTCTGTCCTGACCATGACCATGTCTGTTCTGCGCGTGTCTGTGCTGTGCAGGTGAGTTCTGGGATGCcctgggaggacagacagagtacCGCACCTCCTCCAGACTCAAGAACAAGAtggacacccacccacccaggcTCTTCGCCTGCTCCAACAAGACGGGCAACTTCGTGGTGAGTCTCCACGCTCTCCCAGCCTGGCCCTGCCGAGCCTGGTGACTCCTCCCCTGGGCTGGTTGTCTTAGTAACGGCCTTCTGTTTGTCCAGATCGAGGAGGTACCAGGGGAGATGACCCAGGAGGACTTGGCTACGGATGATGTGATGATCCTGGACACCTATGAGCAGGTATGAGTGGTCAGACACtcctgaggggctggaggaggcaggagggggcaggaggaggcaggagggggcaggaggaggaagacacacTATAGTTCCTGAATCAGGAACAGATCCTCACTGAAACTGTAGATCTTTCTAGGGATCCCTCTTGGAACTGTAAACACTGAAGAGTCATCGTGTTAGTGGGTtttgctcagtggttagagcactggATTCTAGACAACAAGGTGGTTGGTTCAGATCCCGCCTGTACTGATACATGATCCTGTGCTGCAGGTGTTTGTCTGGATCGGTAACGAGGCTCACGAGGAGGAGAAGACGGAGGCCATGGGCTCGGGTAAGTAACCCTGGATTAGTTTAATGTAGTAACCCTGGATTAGTTTAGTAACCCTGGATTAGTGTAGTAACCCTGGATTAGTTTAGTAACCCTGGATTAATGTAGTAACCCTGGATTAATGTAGTAATCCTGGATTAGTTTAGTAACCCTGGATTAATGTAGTAACCCTggatttctctctcccccctcagctgCCAGGTACATCGAGACCGACCCGGCCAACCGTGACCGCCGCACCCCCATCGTGAAGATCAAGCAGGGCTTCGAGCCCCCAACCTTCTCCGGGTGGTTCCTGGGCTGGGACCACGAGTACTGGACCAGCGACCCTCTGGAGCGCGCCATGGCTGAGCTGGAGCTGtgaaccctgacctctgacccctgacccactCGCGCTGCCAATAAGACTCTGTGAGGATATTCCtgctctgctgcccccccctgaccccgacccgccccccctgaccccgaccccccccccccacccccttctgaGAATAGTTTTTTTGCTACCCCTTTTTCTTGTTGTAAACGATGTACTTCAGATAGTGTAGTTGTTTTACTGTATTGTATCTGGTTTACTGTATGAGCTAGCGTAGCTGATACGGGTAGGCTGTGCACTGTTAATCTCTCCTGCCCGTTTGCTTGAATAGACACAAGAAGTGTGAAGCTTTTTATATGCAAATGCGATCATGTGACCAACGAAAAGGGCTTCGCGCCGGTCTGCCTTGACTTTCAGAAACAGTTTAAATACTTGTTTACACGTTATCTATAATATATAAAACATACCCAACGGTACATGTAATCCGTTAATAACCAGAGAATGAAAAGAAAGATGCCTTGCTCGATGAATTGGTAATGACGGAATACTCACTGCCCGTAACATCTTCCTCTATGATGCAATACAGCCAGTTAAGCCTTAATCTCTTTGACACCTTTCAGCCACAATATGTAGTGTATTATGTCATGAGTGCTGCCATGACAGAATAAAAGATGAATGCTGGGGGTGGAGAAGGCAATTAGTTATGTTTACTTTCCCTCagcggtgggtggaggaggggtgagtggTTGGGTGGAGACACCCATATGATGACTTGTATTGGAGGTGTTTGTTTAGGTGAGGCATCCGTGGGAGCCTCACGCCTCTATAGACAGAATTTACCAGAACCTTCAAAACCGCACGTTCCGATTTTTCTTTCTTAACTTTCGGATCATCTGTCACTTTCAATAAACGCTCCAAATGCTTTACCAAACTGTAATAAAAGTAAACTGTAATAAAACTAAGTGTCATACCAGAAGTACGTGTCTGTGTTGTTGAAAAAAGAAGTTGCAAAGTTGAACAGTGTAGACACGTATGTTTTTACCTACATGAGTACAAGCTAAAATAAGTACATACTGAAGTAATAAGTACAAATGAAGTGAACATGTGACATTTGGGTCATTAGTAGAAGAACATTTTAATACACCAGAATACTTCAGttcaatatatattttatatggaTACTATGTTTACGTAACAGGTTAGATTACATAAAAAAATGCTACATAAAACTATGAACATTCACATGGCGATGAATATACCTCAGTGCTTAGcgcgtttgactgcagatcacaaATTCTCTGGTTAAAATCCTAAATCTAAATCTAAATCGCTTAGACAAAAAGCGTATCCTAAATCAATACATAAACACATCACAATGTTTCTATACACAGTCGGTTGGGCGATGCAACACATTCAACACTAATTGACAGTTAATAAATCTCCAGAACGTTAAGAACGTACATCTGGGTGTTCTTGAGGAGCCTTATAAGATCGCGAGAACAGAGTACAGTACTTGGCCTTGAAAGATGTCGTCAAACGCGTTCATGACACCGGAAAAAAACAGATAAACAGTAACAGCAAACATAAGCTATTTCATTAGCACAGTGCTTTTCCGATTGAGACCTCTTTGGATCTACCGCTAAAACCTGTGTAATTGGCTAAAAACCTTTTAGCCAATTACAGGTTTAATACACGTCTCCTAGACAGCAGCCTAGTCTTTCCTCAGGCTAGAACAAACGAGTGTACGTTTAAGCACatgaccagggttagggttccagTAAGTAACAAGCTGGTGACCAGTCCGATTAGCATTCGGCAAGAAAAAGTATAGAAGAATATATACCGTTATTTAAAACGGTAGTCAAAATGCACTTTGATTTCCCTTTGGATATGCATAGAAACTACAAGATTGTTTGGTGACGTTATGGCAATGGGTTAAGGCGTTCTCGCTGTGTAAGTGACTGGTGATGATGAACGTACGGCCTTCCATAGGCAGGCAGAAAACCTGGGTTCTAGCTCAGTATAGAGTATAGGCTCACTCGTATAACACTTACAACACAACAATATTTACATGCTCCGGGAATACTCAGCAGGGGTCTTGGAGTCTCACGTGAGCTCTGAGAGGAGCGAGAGCGCTCCAGCTTTACTCAGAACACTCTATGGCAcatcaggagaggaggggagagaggaggtgtgtgggatgggtgtgtgtgtgggatgggtgtgtgtgtgtgtaggatgggtgtgtgtgtgggatgggtgtgtgtgtaggatgggtgtgtgtgtgggatgggtgtgtgtttctgcgaggtgtgtgaaagagagcatgcgtgggtgtgtgtgagtatgagtgtgtgtgagtgtgtgtgtgtgtgggtgaggctgagtgtgtgtgagtgcgtgtgtgacagcatgtgtgcgtgtgtatgtgagtatgagtgtgtgtgtgagcgagcgcgTGTCCTCAGCGCTTCATGAAGGCCTGCATCATGTCCATGGGCAGGGGGAAGATGATGGTGGAGTTCTTCTCGGCGGCGATGGTGTTGAGGGTCTGCAGGTAGCGCAGCTGCAGCGCGGACGGAGACTCTGCGATCACCAGAGACGCCTCCTTCAGAGCCCGTGACGCATTCATCTCCCCCTCCGCTGCTATCACctgggagacgaggggagagggagggaggaggggagagaaaggatgaagaggaagaagcacaagagagagagagagcgagggaatcATCATTCTATTTTTACAAAAAtcgaggagagagaagacatgaGGAATCTGAAGTGTTTCAACAGAACAGCGAGCATCCGTCAGGCGAACGGCTCTCTGGGGATTGGCGTCATCAACAGGCTATCAAAGAGACGATGTTAATCATCCTAAGAACCTGAGGAGTGGCGGTCGAGCCGCTGGTTGCTAGGATACGAGGATGGGAAGTGCGTCACTCAGGGTAATTGCGGGATGGTTTTATATAACGGGCCTTTCAGAGAACCAACCTTTAAGTGCAACACGACTGCACTAAGGAGGATGttcatgcgtgtgtatgtgcgcacgcatgtgtgtgtgtgtgcgtgcgtaccttggccctggcctcagcagtgtgtgtgtgtgtgcgtgcgtacctTGGCCCTGGCCTCGCGGCTGGCCTCAGCCTCAGCAGCCATGGCTCTCTGCAGCTGCTGCGGCAGCTTGACGTCTTTGATCTCAACCCGCTCCACCTTGATGCCCCAGTCGTCCGTGGCGTCGTCCAGGGTggactgaggaacacacacacacacacaaacacactcagtacACTCCTGTATATCTAAAGCATAACGAACCCTTCACccccgagcgtgtgtgtgcagttacGGTCGACGTGACGCCCAGCGGTTGCGGTAGCGTTAGCTACCTGCATGCTGTGAGCGATCTCCTCGCGGTCGGACAGGATCTCAGCCAGGTTCTTGGTGCCCAGCACGTTGCGGAGGGTGGTCTGGGCGAGGAGGCGGGTGGCGGCGTCGGCGTTGGTGATGTTGGCCACGGCCAGGGTGGCGTTCTGGACGCGGTAGTACACTACCCCGTCAACGCTCACCGTCACAGAGTCCTTGGTCAACACCTGAGGATGGACCGGTCAGTTTAGGAGGACCGCGCCGACAGACTCGGGTGATGGTTTTcagttgtgagtgtgagaggtTTGATTTTCAGGTGTGAGGTTCGAtttggaggaggtgtgtgtgggaggttagATTTACAGATGTCAGTGTGAGAGTTTACATATtgagtgtgtggaggctgggaaggggctgtgtgagggggctgtgagagggggctgtgagagggggctgtgagagggggctgTGAGAGGGAGCTGTGAGGGGGCTGTGCTCACCTCTTGCGGGGGGATGTCAAAGGTGATGGTCCTCATGTCCACGTTGATGTAACTGTCCGTGCAGGGAAGGACAAAGAACAGGCCTGTAGACACACAACACGTAACTCCCACAGCTGCGACGGTTCACTACGCGACACGCTGCACAGACATCTGTGGTTGGTGCATATCAAGCAGGATGTCTCAAGACAACCACACAACATGAACTGACTTGCTGACAACCGTTTCTGCACAAAGTATTTCATTCACAACTCTTCTATGTAATTTTAAAGGTATTTTAATGCTAAAATCCATAGCTTAGAAGATAAAATTACCTCAATATTTACATGAGAATATAAAGATTTTAATCCAAAGCGAGGTACAAACAGTGCACATTGACAGTACAGTAGAAAACCCAGGATCAGAGGTGTgtagttctacagtatttcggtggtcagtAATTTATCAGTAGGAAGGAGAAACAATAACCGACCATTCCATGACCATACAGGTCATATCTGCTTTCCTGATGATGGTTCTTGTCCAGCCCTCAGCCAATACCAGCAGGCCCTCAGGAAACACAGAACCCACCACAGAACTGCCGTCTGCAGAGTAGCATCTACTAACTATCCCTAGAAGTACAGTACTGGGCAACAGCCTTAggcacaaacaaaataaaaagtaaAGCAAAAATGCTTTAAGACAATGACATAAAAAGACTGAACAAACATTTTCTGAAACACTGGACTTTTTATACTGCAGCACTGCACATTCTATTCATAAAAAATGAAATCAAAAACAGAACAGGGGGTCGAGgcttagagaggcagagagggctaTTATTACCCTGCACGTGTCCACATATCCCAGCTGTCCTGGAATCCAGGCGTATCATGTTGAGGTAGGGCTGCTCCTACAGGACACCCCTGCTCTTATAGGACACCCCTGCTCCTACAGGACACCCCTGCTCCTACAGCTTGCTGCCGTCAGAGTGACTGTCACAGGCTGCACTGCAATGCCACCACTCAACGGAGTgatccacatttacatttagtcatttagcagacgctcttatccagagcgacttacagtaagtacagggacattccccccgaggcaagtagggtgaagtgcctttcccaaggacacaacgtcagttttcatgaccgggaatcgaactggcaaccttcagattactagcccgattccctaaccgctcagccaactgactccctagatCCAAGTGATCTAGAGGCTAGACTTGAGGCTTAGGATAGAGGCTGAGGCTACAGACTTtgattatttatatttataatatGATTATTAATATTTTTACTAT
This region of Osmerus mordax isolate fOsmMor3 unplaced genomic scaffold, fOsmMor3.pri Scaffold_137, whole genome shotgun sequence genomic DNA includes:
- the LOC136939146 gene encoding gelsolin-like isoform X1: MAYHPEFERAGQQPGLQVWRIEKFDLVPVPENLYGGFYTGDAYLVLNTIKQRSGNLQYDLHFWLGDFCSQDESGSAAIFTVQMDDYLGGKPIQYREVQGHESKPFLGYFKSGIKYMKGGVASGFKHVVTNEVIMQRVLQVKGRRVVRATEVPVSWDSFNQGDCFIVDLGNEIYQWCGSQSNRFEKLKATQLAKGIRDNERSGRARVYVCDEGAERDKMLEVLGAKPELPEGVTDDVKADSSNRKLAKLYKVSDASGDMAIALVAAENPFSQGALESTDCFILDHGSDGKIFVWKGKDANMEERKVAMKTAEEFIKKMGYPKQTQIQILPEMGETPLFKQFFKNWRDKDQTEGLGVAYISNSIAKIEKVAFDASTLHESAPMAAQHGMVDGGTGEKQIWRIEGADKVSVEPSTYGQFYGGDSYIILYNYQHAGRQGHIIYMWQGADSSQDEIGASAILGAQLDDELGGGPVQVAGAPMTTQVRVVQGKEPAHLMSLFGGMPMVVYKGGTSRDGGQSAPSETRLFQVRSNSAGCTRAVEVDATASNLNSNDAFLLVTPAETFLWAGQGANETEKQGAQQLCDILGVSASELPEGGESGEFWDALGGQTEYRTSSRLKNKMDTHPPRLFACSNKTGNFVIEEVPGEMTQEDLATDDVMILDTYEQVFVWIGNEAHEEEKTEAMGSAARYIETDPANRDRRTPIVKIKQGFEPPTFSGWFLGWDHEYWTSDPLERAMAELEL
- the LOC136939147 gene encoding stomatin-like: MEDGKEVKAAKRRERQAALENPDSDVGLCGWVLIGFSLLLTLVTLPLSIWMCIKIVKEYERAIIFRLGRILRGGAKGPGLFFVLPCTDSYINVDMRTITFDIPPQEVLTKDSVTVSVDGVVYYRVQNATLAVANITNADAATRLLAQTTLRNVLGTKNLAEILSDREEIAHSMQSTLDDATDDWGIKVERVEIKDVKLPQQLQRAMAAEAEASREARAKVIAAEGEMNASRALKEASLVIAESPSALQLRYLQTLNTIAAEKNSTIIFPLPMDMMQAFMKR
- the LOC136939146 gene encoding gelsolin-like isoform X2; this translates as MAYHPEFERAGQQPGLQVWRIEKFDLVPVPENLYGGFYTGDAYLVLNTIKQRSGNLQYDLHFWLGDFCSQDESGSAAIFTVQMDDYLGGKPIQYREVQGHESKPFLGYFKSGIKYMKGGVASGFKHVVTNEVIMQRVLQVKGRRVVRATEVPVSWDSFNQGDCFIVDLGNEIYQWCGSQSNRFEKLKATQLAKGIRDNERSGRARVYVCDEGAERDKMLEVLGAKPELPEGVTDDVKADSSNRKLAKLYKVSDASGDMAIALVAAENPFSQGALESTDCFILDHGSDGKIFVWKGKDANMEERKVAMKTAEEFIKKMGYPKQTQIQILPEMGETPLFKQFFKNWRDKDQTEGLGVAYISNSIAKIEKVAFDASTLHESAPMAAQHGMVDGGTGEKQIWRIEGADKVSVEPSTYGQFYGGDSYIILYNYQHAGRQGHIIYMWQGADSSQDEIGASAILGAQLDDELGGGPVQVRVVQGKEPAHLMSLFGGMPMVVYKGGTSRDGGQSAPSETRLFQVRSNSAGCTRAVEVDATASNLNSNDAFLLVTPAETFLWAGQGANETEKQGAQQLCDILGVSASELPEGGESGEFWDALGGQTEYRTSSRLKNKMDTHPPRLFACSNKTGNFVIEEVPGEMTQEDLATDDVMILDTYEQVFVWIGNEAHEEEKTEAMGSAARYIETDPANRDRRTPIVKIKQGFEPPTFSGWFLGWDHEYWTSDPLERAMAELEL